One stretch of Phaeodactylum tricornutum CCAP 1055/1 chromosome 9, whole genome shotgun sequence DNA includes these proteins:
- a CDS encoding predicted protein encodes MVGKSAMTMEAVAVLLFVACARLVSALLPTTTTRRKDLSSRLVYSGASPSPDRGASPYFPQITARCFGTFPRLLQSPDTQRLPRRVVSTTLSASRTTNHPPSKASVASNRSSREEHLGLFLQHTQESLRNGSFVSLTLHGPSKKVLQQQVTDETRGAIRLVAGRLVQVKHATKLQVTIKYHLATDIVKNWDLDVAGEWMEALFTAWAMPRNGEHDRTRSERNRFVAEAASEWGDEVLYAAPGTPLAIQRGTLETVTTIWDLQVQHKLKKPRLVSKPTPERNGIDGPSQTSFVPLAHDRVKQGPVPTKAAFLQALGVTNEHGKPRAGMASKLRQCQKFVEIVHQHIRQALPTTDTQSSIDVVDMGCGRGYLTFALHHFLRQQYQTANVQSRGIDVRPKLVDEINGIAQALGKDMEGLVFEQGTIESHLAKARAQRLAKPDTNDSLRVSIALHACDTATDDALWSGIMGDSHVIVVAPCCHRQVRPQLNQHANQNPSHALGDVLRHNIYRERMAETVTDSIRALLMELAGYQVQVFEFIGGEHTSKNVMLTGVKRLDRYPTNGDAEDLRRRLRELASLYGIHKHTLASFMGESLLLDDASQASLPLSKNRMPPL; translated from the coding sequence ATGGTTGGCAAGTCGGCAATGACAATGGAGGCTGTTGccgttttgcttttcgtgGCTTGTGCCCGCTTGGTGAGCGCACTTTTgcccacgacgacgacgcgtcGCAAAGACCTTTCGAGCAGGCTCGTTTATTCCGGAGCGTCTCCGTCTCCAGACCGCGGTGCATCCCCGTACTTTCCTCAAATAACGGCCCGTTGCTTTGGAACGTTTCCAAGATTACTGCAGAGCCCAGACACACAAAGACTACCGAGACGAGTCGTTTCGACAACCTTGTCGGCGAGTCGCACGACCAATCATCCACCGTCGAAGGCGTCCGTCGCCTCCAATCGCTCCTCACGAGAGGAGCATCTCGGATTGTTTCTGCAACATACGCAAGAATCGCTGCGGAACGGCTCCTTTGTCTCGTTGACGCTTCACGGACCATCCAAGAAAGTCCTGCAGCAACAGGTGACCGACGAAACCAGAGGAGCGATTCGTTTGGTAGCGGGGCGACTCGTTCAAGTCAAACACGCCACTAAGCTACAAGTTACTATCAAATACCATCTAGCGACGGATATTGTCAAAAACTGGGACTTGGACGTAGCTGGTGAGTGGATGGAGGCTCTCTTTACCGCTTGGGCGATGCCACGAAATGGTGAACACGATCGCACACGTTCGGAACGGAACCGTTTCGTCGCGGAAGCGGCATCGGAATGGGGGGACGAAGTCCTCTATGCTGCGCCGGGAACACCCCTGGCTATCCAGAGGGGAACTTTGGAAACGGTGACCACCATTTGGGACCTGCAGGTGCAACACAAACTCAAAAAGCCTCGTCTCGTTTCGAAGCCGACACCGGAGCGCAACGGCATCGATGGCCCGTCGCAGACATCCTTCGTGCCTCTGGCGCACGATCGTGTCAAGCAAGGACCCGTCCCTACCAAAGCCGCATTCTTGCAAGCACTGGGCGTCACTAACGAACACGGCAAACCACGGGCTGGAATGGCCTCGAAACTACGTCAATGTCAAAAGTTTGTCGAAATTGTCCACCAGCACATTCGACAGGCCTTACCAACCACGGATACCCAATCATCCATCGACGTTGTTGACATGGGATGCGGTCGCGGCTACTTGACCTTTGCACTCCACCACTTCCTTCGACAACAATATCAGACCGCCAATGTTCAGAGTCGAGGTATTGATGTCCGACCGAAACTTgtggacgaaatcaacgGTATTGCGCAAGCACTTGGTAAAGACATGGAGGGTCTAGTGTTTGAACAGGGTACCATTGAAAGCCATTTGGCTAAAGCTAGGGCGCAAAGGCTTGCTAAGCCGGACACAAACGATTCGCTGCGGGTTTCGATTGCGCTACATGCCTGCGATACGGCAACGGACGATGCGCTCTGGTCTGGAATTATGGGTGATTCCCATGTAATTGTGGTAGCACCGTGTTGTCACCGACAAGTGCGACCCCAGCTCAATCAACACGCCAACCAAAATCCATCCCATGCACTAGGGGATGTGCTGCGACACAACATTTATCGTGAGCGAATGGCGGAAACGGTGACGGACTCGATTCGAGCACTTCTCATGGAGTTGGCCGGGTATCAAGTTCAAGTTTTTGAATTTATCGGTGGTGAGCATACCAGCAAGAACGTGATGCTAACAGGTGTTAAAAGGCTTGACAGGTATCCGACAAACGGAGACGCGGAGGACCTACGCCGGCGACTGCGAGAGCTGGCTTCCTTATATGGAATTCACAAACACACGTTAGCTTCATTTATGGGGGAGAGTTTGCTACTGGATGATGCCTCACAGGCATCATTACCGCTCTCCAAAAATCGCATGCCACCTTTGTAG
- a CDS encoding predicted protein, giving the protein QGQDSYFGGEPPLSEGVGYLVVLGFGALFSVITTALVWRQRRCYLGALQVRRLNLTAGRSVKTGLTASVIVSQWTWVTLLQSSNVAWAYGVSGPFWYASGATIQVLLFGVLAINLKKVAPSAHTVAEIVNARWGKTAHLTFLFFCFAANIIVTSILLLGGAATVEALTGMDFRLASFLIPWGVLLYTASGGLQATFLASYIHTVIIYAVLITMIFLVYIKFYSSDQIYDFLDQTVSFTTEECEAIFSDDSGTFFEAGKYACGPVSGNEKGSYLTMISGDGLMFGIINIVGNFGTVFVDQSYWQSAIAAKPSSATRGYLLGGVCWFAIPFSLATSLGLASTALMLPITSTEAGNGLVPPAVAFELLGDAGAILILIMLFMAIVSTGSAESIAVSSLVAYDIYRQYINPEATGDQILFVSRVVIVVFGVFMGGFAILLFEIGLTLGWVYLFMGVVIGSAVVPLWNMMTWKKASGPGAVIAAWSGLALALTGWLVAAKVQSGTISVEALGTNQVMLSGNLIAIFSSGIIHYLYSTFVDPQDYDFAELDTHITLVEEDYRGLTEEEKDPVLLRRAERWITRRGYALTLFLIFLWPLLSIPAGVFTKSYFAFWVLIAIAWGFGAAIVITILPLTESAEDINMVLSGLF; this is encoded by the exons CAGGGACAGGATTCCTACTTTGGAGGCGAACCCCCGCTTTCCGAAGGTGTCGGATACCTGGTTGTTCTCGGGTTTGGGGCTCTCTTCTCCGTCATCACGACGGCGCTCGTCTGGCGCCAACGGAGATGTTACCTCGGAGCACTTCAAGTACGTAGGTTGAATCT TACGGCCGGGCGAAGCGTCAAGACAGGCCTTACGGCAAGTGTGATTGTATCTCAATGGACATGGGTAA CTCTTCTCCAATCATCAAACGTTGCTTGGGCTTACGGTGTGTCTGGTCCCTTTTG GTATGCCTCTGGTGCCACCATTCAGGTTTTGCTCTTCGGAGTCTTGGCCATCAACCTCAAGAAGGTGGCTCCCTCTGCACATACCGTCGCTGAAATTGTCAACGCACGGTGGGGAAAGACCGCTCATCTGAcgtttctctttttctgttTCGCCGCCAATATCATTGTGACTTCGATACTCTTGCTCGGTGGAGCCGCCACCGTCGAAGCGCTTACTGGAATGGATTTCCGTCTTGCGTCTTTTTTGATTCCTTGGGGAGTCCTTTTGTACACCGCTAGTGGAGGGCTCCAGGCGACTTTCTTGGCGAGCTACATCCACACAGTGATCATCTACGCCGTGTTGATCACGATGATCTTCCTGGTGTACATCAAGTTCTACTCGAGTGACCAGATCTACGATTTCCTTGACCAGACCGTCTCTTTCACTACTGAAGAGTGTGAAGCTATTTTCTCTGACGATTCTGGAACTTTCTTCGAGGCCGGGAAGTATGCGTGCGGTCCCGTTTCTGGCAACGAGAAGGGATCGTATTTGACCATGATTTCTGGAGATGGTCTCATGTTTGGAATCATCAACATCGTCGGTAACTTTGGTACCGTGTTTGTGGACCAATCTTACTGGCAATCTGCTATTGCTGCCAAGCCCAGCAGTGCCACCCGTGGTTACTTGCTTGGAGG AGTGTGCTGGTTTGCCATTCCGTTCTCTCTCGCCACCTCTCTTGGCCTCGCCTCTACGGCTCTTATGCTCCCAATTACTTCTACTGAAGCCGGAAACGGTCTGGTCCCTCCTGCTGTCGCTTTCGAATTGCTTGGCGATGCTGGTGCCATTCTCATTCTAATTATGCTCTTCATGGCGATTGTGTCCACCGGATCCGCCGAATCAATCGCTGTTTCTTCCTTGGTCGCTTACGACATCTATCGTCAGTACATCAACCCCGAAGCTACCGGAGATCAGATTCTGTTCGTTTCCCGGGTCGTGATTGTTGTTTTTGGCGTCTTCATGGGGGGCTTTGCCATTCTGTTGTTCGAAATTGGGTTAACTTTGGGCTGGGTGTACCTTTTCATGGGTGTCGTTATTGGATCGGCCGTCGTTCCGTTGTGGAACATGATGACTTGGAAGAAGGCGTCTGGTCCCGGTGCCGTCATTGCGGCGTGGTCTGGTCTCGCGTTGGCCTTGACCGGATGGCTCGTGGCTGCCAAAGTCCAGAGTGGTACTATTTCTGTGGAAGCCCTCGGAACCAACCAGGTCATGTTGAGTGGCAACTTGATTGCCATTTTTTCGTCCGGCATTATCCATTACCTGTATTCGACGTTCGTCGATCCCCAGGACTACGACTTTGCTGAGCTCGATACGCACATTACTCTCGTAGAAGAGGACTACCGTGGATTGACCGAGGAAGAGAAGGACCCGGTGTTGCTCCGTCGTGCCGAGCGTTGGATCACTCGTCGTGGCTACGCGCTCACGTTGTTTTTAATTTTTCTGTGGCCTCTTCTTTCCATTCCTGCCGGTGTCTTTACCAAGAGCTACTTTGCGTTCTGGGTGTTGATTGCTATCGCGTGGGGCTTTGGAGCGGCTATCGTGATTACGATTCTTCCGCTAACCGAGAGCGCCGAAGACATCAACATGGTCCTATCGGGTTTGTTC
- a CDS encoding formin like protein (involved in actin nucleation, contains a Formin homology 2 domain) encodes MTSSLGESALRVPQTSPTQIPPKKTSSTSNPPLHPVLKSCRKRSVPAQLDLHYITDHILVTSAPVEALQPTYKDIGRNPQPPNRTSSAEQTELRNTSAALSHAETPLSDSEPKDSAIDPAQTSSQRKPVANHAGSPSTSLHGPQVSSIAAGNSAVDLSLFLETQFASANYLLVCLSDNLPDDHFLILLRRQIVRLPWTAPGSPASETPTVSTLLRFCYLLHAWLHDPEHVVVVYCENGKTRSGLAVAAYLAFAGKSGVETCAQGFAHFVSCRCPEAPDPRAAFSSLPASLRLLFRNFDQGIEAGLKRNREPLLLRAISLQGVPVEEKPCLDIWDAQGRHIYSSHPDLWDDLLETFPVLAGNDCNNLSSRASQWADEEGFFKVNVVLEGDFCLLCRFGGAHANKGLGETSTQLFRYVNTTVAMSTGQCELRFMHVDVMRRYVPFLNSDDFLLTLVLEADWNCRRKAMVPLLLNSCNAEAALDFLKGDKAREKGWQVLSAYHAAQPSPFDSACFVETLETSLQSCPSNLIALALQLSNFDYKAALNMLMKRSPCPWRQGLNWGDDPTAHADAPTALVQDTVYSLDTASQGSATDSSLSGFTRCSGEPSRREDRANNGPPLVPSKTSRVGPISPIPLEALENLEATDFTSEMSSGAIVPQQMLDLNEEAIFSSRLSRSSSSDNKPDALSNTQIGKLSNPKSEVSMELAIKADPRFEKYYKMHAVGLPEGAIRNACVRDGVDASFLDLDWDRSYESQSKASPESSGDTDPPMKSDPRFEKYYKMHAVGLPEGAIRNACVRDGVDASFLDLDWDRSYESQSKASPKSSGDTDPPMKSDPRFEKYYKMHTVGLPEGAIRNACVRDGVDASFLDLDWDRSYESQSKASPESSGDTDPPMKSDPRFEKYYKMHAVGLPEGAIRNACVRDGVDASFLDLDWDRSYESQSKASPKSSGDTDLPMKSDPRFEKYYKMHAVGLPEGAIRNACVRDGVDASFLDLDWDRSYESQSKASPKSSGDTDPPMKSDPRFEKYYKMHAVGLPEGAIRNACVRDGVDASFLDLDWDRSYESQSKASPKSSGDTDLPMKSDPRFEKYYKMHAVGLPEGAIRNACVRDGVDASFLDLDWDRSYESQSKASPKSSGDTDPPMKSDPRFEKYYKMHAVGLPEGAIRNACVRDGVDASFLDLDWGRSYISQTTKPINDDMNSGTPVKDDLEYAKYFKMLHMGLPPGAVENALTRDGKDPKILKFVQNKSVDFQLTSGGRHTNSATKEASRVRRKKIYWNTLDHSRIKEDSLWTLVRNRVHMSHLNYDVKEFKELFTESADPAQQRRKKQQRDTTKAKKSVQVIDGKRSMNGGIILLRLKLDYKKIARLVNSMEHGKLDATQIMALKEFLPSIEERRGLSTYMKTHGQSDETKMKAYHELSECEKYMFTMMEVSDAPQKFDCMLFRVQFKIRFAEVMESVRVVQRACEEVRSSERLREILAIILTLVNEINTGGDGKGATGFSLDTLLKLDEAKAFDKKTSVLQYLAKLLKQNDESLLAFKNDLIHVPRAEGVIVDSIAAEITSLDEELGRVHETAKQDADKQSASGSLKKLSVNDLKEQRTSVRNIETVPQYNQIDHLTGRTPMERFTVNAAYSVKDAITLFEKVKAKYASLLSFFGEDDNMASNEFFGTMNRFIVAFDIAAEQVRRDEIVKGKNRQRWGTNSRKLRKAYSVENVEHKGGEQAIGAVTTEIEIQSNEGGQTEHSVEKTRGSCSVQLRHQLEPQLRARSVNKDRSKGASAIADSEAASRVLPSSNEIVFGDSTMPATSVPTDGITASESAQTYTKKETTRSLIDAATPVRAGGIAEIAAAAAAKRSTEKETSRSPVDLVTRATSVPAGGIAALAAAAAAKRSDEKEMTRSPVVSAISAAPVPLGRIVVATATAAQRPAEKEMSRVPSHSLPLTPAGAIESTGTPKKSLVQRLHISGGPPRLKGDSAAVCRSKLRNANEGAAQSNKWMATVLQRISRSKSTDSEGNAWAKC; translated from the exons ATGACATCGTCATTGGGTGAATCAGCCTTGCGGGTGCCACAAACGTCGCCGACTCAGATTCCACCCAAAAAGACCTCATCGACATCCAATCCTCCGCTCCATCCCGTTCTCAAATCATGCAGGAAACGCTCTGTTCCAGCGCAGCTCGATCTCCACTACATTACAGACCATATTTTAGTGACATCGGCCCCTGTTGAAGCTTTGCAACCAACGTACAAAGATATTGGCCGAAATCCCCAGCCTCCCAATCGCACCTCGTCGGCTGAGCAAACCGAATTACGAAACACTTCGGCTGCCCTCTCGCATGCTGAAACACCGCTTTCCGACAGCGAACCGAAGGATTCCGCTATAGACCCAGCGCAAACGTCTTCGCAGCGTAAACCGGTGGCCAACCATGCTGGCTCCCCCTCGACATCACTGCACGGACCTCAAGTTTCGTCCATTGCGGCAGGAAATTCTGCCGTCGATTTATCGTTATTTCTCGAAACGCAGTTTGCTTCGGCAAATTACCTACTTGTTTGTTTGTCAGACAATCTCCCTGATGATCACTTTTtaattcttcttcgtcgacagATTGTGCGCTTACCATGGACAGCGCCGGGCAGTCCGGCCTCCGAAACGCCGACTGTCTCCACGTTGCTCCGCTTTTGTTATCTCTTACATGCATGGCTGCATGATCCGGAACACGTCGTTGTGGTTTACTGTGAAAATGGCAAGACAAGGAGTGGACTCGCTGTTGCCGCCTATCTTGCGTTCGCCGGCAAGTCGGGAGTAGAAACGTGTGCCCAAGGTTTTGCCCATTTTGTATCGTGCCGTTGCCCAGAGGCACCAGATCCAAGAGCAGCGTTTTCCAGCTTGCCGGCGTCTCTGCGTTTACTTTTTCGTAATTTTGATCAAGGAATAGAAGCAGGGCTCAAACGGAATCGCGAACCTTTGCTGCTGCGAGCGATATCCCTTCAAGGTGTTCCAGTAGAAGAAAAGCCTTGCTTGGATATCTGGGACGCACAAGGCCGGCATATCTATTCCAGTCATCCGGATTTATGGGACGACTTGCTTGAAACTTTTCCGGTATTGGCAGGGAACGATTGCAACAATTTATCTTCCCGAGCGTCGCAATGGGCGGACGAAGAAGGGttcttcaaagtcaatgtAGTTCTTGAAGGCGACTTTTGCCTGTTGTGTCGGTTTGGTGGGGCGCACGCCAACAAAGGCTTGGGGGAGACCTCCACTCAACTCTTTCGTTATGTGAACACTACAGTAGCTATGTCAACGGGACAATGCGAATTGCGTTTCATGCATGTGGATGTGATGCGGCGGTACGTGCCTTTTTTAAATTCTGACGATTTTCTTTTGACGCTCGTGCTGGAAGCAGACTGGAATTGCCGAAGAAAAGCGATGGTACCACTCTTGCTGAACAGTTGTAACGCTGAGGCTGCACTGGACTTTTTGAAAGGCGATAAAGCCCGGGAAAAGGGCTGGCAAGTCTTATCTGCCTATCACGCGGCTCAGCCGTCGCCTTTTGATTCTGCTTGCTTTGTGGAAACCCTCGAGACATCCTTGCAAAGCTGTCCATCGAATTTGATTGCATTAGCCTTACAGCTTTCAAACTTTGACTATAAGGCAGCGCTAAATATGTTGATGAAGAGGTCGCCATGTCCCTGGAGGCAAGGATTGAATTGGGGAGATGACCCGACAGCTCACGCCGATGCACCAACAGCCCTTGTTCAAGATACAGTATACTCTTTGGATACGGCATCCCAAGGTAGTGCAACTGATTCATCTCTAAGTGGTTTCACGCGATGTTCAGGTGAACCATCGCGTCGGGAGGACAGAGCCAACAATGGTCCCCCACTAGTCCCTAGCAAAACATCAAGGGTAGGCCCGATTTCTCCTATACCACTCGAGGCTTTAGAGAATCTGGAGGCTACCGATTTCACATCAGAAATGAGCTCCGGTGCAATCGTCCCGCAGCAGATGCTTGATCTCAACGAAGAAGCGATATTCTCGAGTCGATTGAGTCGTTCTTCGAGTAGCGACAATAAACCGGATGCGCTATCCAACACTCAAATAGGGAAATTGTCAAATCCCAAAAGTGAAGTCTCAATGGAGCTCGCGATCAAGGCTGATCCTCGCTTTGAGAAGTACTACAAGATGCATGCTGTTGGTTTACCGGAGGGAGCTATTCGCAACGCTTGTGTAAgagacggcgtcgacgcctcATTTCTCGATCTTGACTGGGACAGGAGCTACGAGTCTCAGTCCAAAGCGTCTCCCGAATCCAGTGGCGACACAGATCCACCCATGAAGTCTGATCCTCGCTTTGAGAAGTACTACAAGATGCATGCTGTTGGTTTACCGGAGGGAGCTATTCGCAACGCTTGTGTAAgagacggcgtcgacgcctcATTTCTCGATCTTGACTGGGACAGGAGCTACGAGTCTCAGTCCAAAGCGTCTCCCAAATCCAGTGGCGACACAGATCCACCCATGAAGTCTGATCCTCGCTTTGAGAAGTACTACAAGATGCATACTGTAGGTTTACCGGAGGGAGCTATTCGCAACGCTTGTGTAAgagacggcgtcgacgcctcATTTCTCGATCTTGACTGGGACAGGAGCTACGAGTCTCAGTCCAAAGCGTCTCCCGAATCCAGTGGCGACACAGATCCACCCATGAAGTCTGATCCTCGCTTTGAGAAGTACTACAAGATGCATGCTGTAGGTTTACCGGAGGGAGCTATTCGCAACGCTTGTGTAAgagacggcgtcgacgcctcATTTCTCGATCTTGACTGGGACAGGAGCTACGAGTCTCAGTCCAAAGCGTCTCCCAAATCCAGTGGCGACACAGATCTACCCATGAAGTCTGATCCTCGCTTTGAGAAGTACTACAAGATGCATGCTGTTGGTTTACCGGAGGGAGCTATTCGCAACGCTTGTGTAAgagacggcgtcgacgcctcATTTCTCGATCTTGACTGGGACAGGAGCTACGAGTCTCAGTCCAAAGCGTCTCCCAAATCCAGTGGCGACACAGATCCACCCATGAAGTCTGATCCTCGCTTTGAGAAGTACTACAAGATGCATGCTGTAGGTTTACCGGAGGGAGCTATTCGCAACGCTTGTGTAAgagacggcgtcgacgcctcATTTCTCGATCTTGACTGGGACAGGAGCTACGAGTCTCAGTCCAAAGCGTCTCCCAAATCCAGTGGCGACACAGATCTACCCATGAAGTCTGATCCTCGCTTTGAGAAGTACTACAAGATGCATGCTGTTGGTTTACCGGAGGGAGCTATTCGCAACGCTTGTGTAAgagacggcgtcgacgcctcATTTCTCGATCTTGACTGGGACAGGAGCTACGAGTCTCAGTCCAAAGCGTCTCCCAAATCCAGTGGCGACACAGATCCACCCATGAAGTCTGATCCTCGCTTTGAGAAGTACTACAAGATGCATGCTGTTGGTTTACCGGAGGGAGCTATTCGCAACGCTTGTGTAAgagacggcgtcgacgcctcATTTCTCGATCTTGACTGGGGCAGGAGTTATATCTCCCAAACTACGAAACCTATTAATGATGACATGAATTCAGGGACTCCGGTGAAGGATGATCTGGAGTATGCAAAGTACTTCAAAATGCTGCATATGGGCCTTCCTCCTGGTGCAGTAGAGAATGCACTTACGCGAGATGGGAAAGACCCGAAAATCTTAAAATTTGTTCAGAATAAGTCCGTCGATTTCCAGTTGACGTCAGGAGGACGCCATACGAATTCTGCCACAAAGGAAGCTTCGCGTGTACGACGTAAGAAAATCTATTGGAATACACTTGATCACAGCCGTATAAAAGAGGATTCGCTGTGGACACTTGTCAGGAATCGAGTTCACATGAGCCACCTAAATTATGACGTCAAAGAGTTTAAGGAATTGTTCACAGAGTCTGCGGATCCTGCTCAGCAACGGCGAAAGAAGCAGCAGCGTGATACAACGAAGGCCAAAAAGTCGGTCCAAGTAATTGACGGAAAACGTTCAATGAATGGGGGCATCATCCTGTTGCGTTTAAAACTTGACTACAAAAAGATTGCAAGATTGGTCAACTCCAT GGAGCATGGAAAATTGGACGCAACTCAGATTATGGCTTTGAAAGAATTTTTGCCAAGCATCGAAGAACGGAGAGGACTGTCAACATACATGAAAACGCATGGTCAATCTgacgaaacgaaaatgaAGGCATATCATGAGCTCAGTGAATGTGAAAAGTATATGTTTACCATGATGGAGGTGTCAGATGCTCCCCAAAAATTCGATTGTATGCTTTTTCGCGTTCAGTTTAAAATTCGTTTTGCGGAAGTCATGGAGTCTGTTCGCGTCGTTCAACGGGCATGTGAGGAAGTTCGTTCGTCGGAAAGACTTCGAGAGATACTCGCCATAATTTTGACTCTTGTGAATGAAATCAATACAGGAGGTGACGGAAAAGGTGCAACTGGGTTCAGCCTGGATACGCTTTTGAAGCTTGACGAG GCGAAAGCCTTTGATAAAAAGACAAGTGTTCTGCAGTACCTCGCGAAGCTACTGAAGCAAAACGACGAATCCCTCCTAGCCTTCAAAAATGACTTAATCCACGTCCCGAGGGCAGAGGGAGTGATTGTGGATAGTATCGCCGCCGAAATCACTTCCCTTGACGAGGAGCTTGGTCGAGTCCATGAAACTGCTAAGCAGGATGCAGATAAGCAGTCGGCGTCGGGCTCTTTAAAGAAGCTCTCTGTAAATGATTTGAAAGAACAACGCACGAGCGTTCGAAACATCGAGACGGTACCACAATACAATCAGATTGATCACCTGACTGGGAGGACGCCTATGGAAAGGTTCACTGTAAATGCTGCCTACTCTGTGAAGGACGCTATAACACTATTCGAAAAGGTTAAAGCAAAGTACGCGAGCCTTCTGAGTTTCTTTGGAGAAGACGACAATATGGCGAGTAATGAGTTCTTTGGAACAATGAATCGATTTATTGTAGCATTCGATATTGCGGCAGAACAAGTTCGGAGAGATGAAATAGTAAAG GGGAAAAACAGGCAGCGATGGGGGACCAATTCGAGGAAATTGCGGAAGGCTTATTCTGTCGAGAATGTAGAACATAAGGGGGGAGAACAAGCCATTGGAGCTGTTACGACTGAGATCGAAATTCAATCCAACGAAGGTGGGCAAACCGAGCACTCGGTTGAAAAAACAAGGGGTTCCTGTTCTGTTCAGCTTCGCCATCAATTGGAACCGCAACTCAGGGCCCGATCTGTGAATAAGGATCGAAGTAAAGGAGCATCGGCgattgctgacagtgaggctGCTTCTCGCGTGCTACCTAGCTCAAATGAAATCGTATTTGGTGATTCTACTATGCCAGCGACATCTGTCCCTACAGACGGAATTACAGCTTCGGAATCCGCACAGACGTATACCAAGAAAGAAACGACAAGGTCGCTAATCGATGCGGCTACACCGGTCCGTGCAGGGGGAATAGCAGAAATAGCGGCCGCTGCTGCCGCAAAGAGGTCTACTGAGAAAGAAACGTCACGATCTCCTGTCGATTTGGTGACAAGGGCTACTTCAGTCCCTGCAGGCGGCATAGCAGCATTAGCGGCTGCGGCAGCCGCGAAGAGGTCTGACGAGAAAGAAATGACACGGTCGCCTGTCGTTTCGGCAATATCAGCTGCACCGGTCCCTTTAGGTAGAATAGTAGTAGCGACTGCGACAGCGGCACAGAGGCCTGCCGAAAAAGAAATGAGCCGGGTACCTAGCCATTCGCTGCCATTGACGCCTGCGGGCGCAATAGAAAGTACGGGTACTCCCAAGAAGTCGCTAGTGCAGCGCTTACATATTTCGGGCGGTCCTCCTCGGCTAAAAGGAGATTCTGCGGCTGTATGCAGGTCCAAACTTCGGAATGCAAACGAGGGAGCTGCACAGAGTAACAAATGGATGGCTACTGTCTTGCAACGTATTTCTAGATCCAAGAGCACGGACTCGGAAGGCAATGCATGGGCAAAATGCTAA